CTGCAGACTATTTATTACTCACAGGAATTGTATATTTTCCAAATATTTGAATCGTCGGACATCGGGCCACTTTACATTCAGAACTTCAAAGAAGATTTTTCTCCAAGTAGTGCTAAACAGACATATACTCAAGTGTCATCAAATGTTGAAAACTGTTTCCTGTCAAAATGGTGCTGATTAATTGGTAGTGATAACGCATCGAAGTTCATATCATTGcgaaattttgaatttatcttttCATGCATGTGGTTagataaacacaaattattttttGAACCCTTCAAGATATCAGTTGCAACAATTTCAAGTACAAAtcagaaaatatatagaaactgCAACATAACACCAAAGTTATTTAGGcacaaaaacaaatttatctCAGCACATTTTTTTTGCACAAAACATCCTGATAAAACGGGTAAGACGGAGCTTATTGAATGGCTTTGAAAGACAGCGAACTTTTCAAAGTAACTGTTGAatctagtttaaaaaaaaaaaaaaaaaaaaaaaaaaaaaaaaaagacaacccTTTGGATTGAATCCACTTTACAAATGTCTATCACAGGAGTGGTGAATCAAATAATAGACAATTGTCATATACCAGAAATATTGCACATTTAAATATTACGTACATGTCTAATAATAAAACTGCTTAAAACCGAGACTCGATCACACCCAATCTGATATCATTTTCCTTGGTGGAGTTCTATGCTTCAAAGAGATCTTGTCTCtagggctgttatattttcttggtTGGCCTTAGGGATCATGGAATGAATTCAATGAATATGAACTACGTTGTTGGTGTTAGAGGGTGGTAGGGGCTCGAGAGATATTGACCATAGCAGTTATTGTCGTCATGAATAGACTGAATCAAACACagtctcttttattttttttgtttgactgCATTTTACGCTTCTAAACGATCTTCCTATTGATTTTAATATAGCAACATGGATCAAATATTAAACTGTCACACTCACCGATAACATGCGGCGCATAAATCTATGTTTTATAAATCTTATCAGATAAAATACACGGTTGGTAGCTGAAATAAACGTTTACCTTTTCTTAAAAGGTAGCTAAAGGATTGGGCTTTATTTGGAAAATGTCAAAGTAAGTGTCTAAAGAATTTCTTTCCGTGTGTATTTATCATTTCAGCTATTTTATAAGATTGCGGAATCATAAATACTAATTTAATATGAACTCGTCAGAAATAAACGAAGTAATCATATGTTAAGAAAGAAAACTTAAACATATTTAATCCAAACCGATAACCAtatatttaaaatctaaaatttcaCGATCTGGTTTTGTCTAAAGTTTAACTACATACATATCTGcagatgaaaatgaaatacaacaCTATGCAGTTGGTGTTAGGTATATTGCTGGTCCTTGTGTGTGTCGCTGCAGAGGAAGCGGATCATAGGACTGAAAGTAAGTTAAAAAACTACTTGTAGCCTAGGGTAACATATGAAACTGCTATAAGCCTTAATTATGGTGTTGATCAGAAACGGGATAATATAGGCTCTCTGGTAGCTTCCGTTAGTGTGTGTATATACCATATACTGTACACGTCATTAATTACAAAATCGTTCCCACTTTGATTGTTTAGTTCCCTATTAATAAAACGATATATAGCACGCATTCTTCTTAAAACCACGTGTTAATATCGATgtcatacatacatgtacaaaatacagGTTTGAGTGAGTTACGTTTGCTAACAACAACTACTTACTAATTTTCTTTATATTCTAGGTTGCAAGAATTCGCCAGTTGATGTAGTTTTGGTTCTTGATACATCTGATGCCGTGGATACAACATCATTGCAAATGGAAAAGACGTTTCTGAAAGAGATTGTGTCCAAGATATTTGGCCAAAATAATAGATTAGGACTAGTGACATTTGGTGCACAGGccttttttcaatttcatttgagTACATACACATCTTTAAATGACATAAACATGGCAATAGATTACATGTGGCGCACAACTGGGCAATGTCAATTAGAACAAGCGATACAATATGCGATGGAAAATGGCTTTTCTGAAAGGGAAGGTGGTAGACAAAATGCTTCTAATTACCTTATTGTGGTAGCATTGTCAGGGACACTGAATAGCACCCAAGTTAAGAGGATTAGTGACAGGTTGCAAGAAAATATGGTTGAACTTGTTCTCCTCGATAGTCACTACAATTCCATACAAAACGAAGGGAGTATAAACATTCATAGACTCCCGTCTCCAGCCTCAGACACAGTAGGGAATGTCACAGAGACTACTGTCAACGTATTATGCAAAGGTATTAAAACAATGGCTCAATTCTTCGATATTGGTTCTTTAAACGTCGAGTGAAATGAATATGTTATTAATCAATACTTATAGCGAAAGTTATAAAACGTTATTTAGAAAGTCAAATAGGTACGCATAAAGTATTTTATTTCCTTTGTGTAAGTATCCTAAATCAATTTAATGATATCTTAAATTCTATTTATGATATCCATAAATTAGTTTTGTATATCTCTAAATGATTATAAGATATCATTTTATAGAATTAAGGATATCATAAATTAAATCTGTTTTAGATATCACTAAAACTATTTCATGCTATCATAAGATAGTCGTGGATatcttaaattttgattttagaaTATTATTAAAAACATTATTGATTCATAAATAGTCTTTATGTTTAGATATATAAAACGGTTTTATGATACCATTAAATAAGTTAAAATCGTACAATGATACTAACAGgtatgaattattgaaatattataaattgAATTTAGGATAtaatgaaatgaaacattttgagATATCTTTAAATGGTTTATTGATATCAGTAAATAATACTAACAGgtatgaattattgaaatattataaattgAATTTAGGATATCATGAAATGAAACATTGTGTGATATCTTAAATGATTATAGCACATCATAAAAATTGAGTTAAGAAAAACTTATTCTCGTCTGGAGATATCCAATATCCTTTTTGTGAAATCCTTACATCATTTTATGATctctttaaggatgtacgagcgaattttttctaacgttaagaattttttcataccctgtgagcttgaagaacattagtttctaagacaaacaagagcagaaaaaacataggtcaccgaactcgttttaattttatagggtattttcttcacccactgtttacgcatttctgaaattttgtaaaattggaaaaaagttggtactttataaaacatataatatcctacttaatcttatagggatttcaggtcttacaggttaatatgaatatatggtgatgtcagtattatataagcataaatgtcagtaacaaatctctttaatttttacatgttgacataattaccgcacaaattttattttcaatggaaaaaaggtatttagatctacaaaataaattctgacgttaagattttcaaaatattttgcagcattaatgacgcacaaaaaatgcttcaaaatggaaagacaaaaaaatggggtcaccgtgcatctaagagatttattaagaaaaaactgttaaaaagtggtgaattttgatattttttgttctttttgttttaatttacattttctagataatataaagtgctatcttaaaaaacttttattttatttacagcttaacattatatgtatcagtcagaaaaatatcaaaaccaaatctgatctacttttcaaattaatagatatttgaaattacctatccctaccccattgtaaatattacgtcaattttaggcaaatgccagccaaaaataagggtgaaatttttttttcgctaAAAGCACAATATATTAGGTTAAATGGTAcgttattagccatattttaattatttagcattaatttttggcaaaactttaaatttgttagaaagcaatattcgaagaaacatttctcaaaatggcggatatcctaaaaaaaaaagaaaaacgctAGTACATCCTTAAATCATTTTAGAATTTTACAATATTCATTTTATGATGTCTTCAATTGTAATTAGTTATATCATTAAATATACTATATTCTAagacattacaaaaatatttaatgatatcacaaactgaatttaaaatatcacaaaatagtgAATAAATGGTGTAACGGCACCCATACATATTAAAGCAAATTCCTTTTCAAGCTTTTAATGGTTTGAGTGCCGTGAACTCACTCTATTCTTTAACTTATTGGtgtccttcgggatcatggaAGCCATTACTGTGCATAATTAAGCATGTGCGAGGTGTGATTGGGATACGacatatttcattacatcttTAGAACAGATTTAATCAAGCCGAATCAGCTTTTGCTTTGCTCAGTTACGTTCTATGATTCCAAAGAATGTTTTTATAGAttaattgatgatgatgatgatgattttttcCATTCGATAATATCTAAATCTTTCGCTGAATGCATATTAGATGAATCTGCTTGTACTTATACAGAAATGGGTGTATTAAAGCCTTGGAGCCCGTGGAGTGCCTGTGGAGTAACATGTGGTAGAGGAATACGACGAAGATTTAAAGAATGTATTAAACGTCGTCCAAACGATATATGTTTAGGGAAGAAAATGGAAAGCGAAAACTGTTTGATTCAGCAGTGTACAGGTAGTGTGATATTCATGTAATTTGAAAGTGTTTGATTTTTAATTATCCAATCATGAAGTGAAAAAATATGACAGTATATCAGgaaaaatgtttgaaacttaTGATAACATACAAGACCTGGCTTTCAGCgcatgtttaatttattatatgacCTTTTTATGATGTTTAAACTAATCTCGGTATTGATATGTTGGCGGTATGCGACTGTGTGACGTTTTTTTCATGTTCACACCTAACATGCTACGGCTAACATCGATTATGTTCATGTTTgggttatgttttataaaaaaaacatgtcatatACGCGAAATAAGCATAACAAACTTCCAATTTTGAATAATCAGATTAATTTatgatttatattttgaaattcagaCCCTGTCAATGGAGGATGGACATACTGGCAGGAGTGgtcaaaatgtacaaaaacatgTGGAACGGGTGTTCAAAGCAGGCAAAGAGAATGCAAGGCACCAGCACCATCACATGGCGGAGGACTGTGCAAAGGATCAGGAGTGCAGTTGAAAAATTGCTCGCAATGGAATTGTCCAAGTAATGTTGCTCTTCCATATGTTCATGTTTTCTTCTAGGAAGTAAACGATGTAACCAGACTGTTTATTTATCCACTAATTTCCCGTGTTCATGATTTAGCCTTATCAGATAATATCTTACGAAACTATTTGATATTATTTCGTTAACGGATATTTTATCGAATTACACTGTCACATTTCAGATTGCTCATATGTCTGTAAAAACGGAACAACCTTGTCGTCCAGATGTGATATATGCGAATGTCCTAACACAATACTGTTTGGAACCATTGTAAGTGAGTCGAATGTTCCAATAGAAAAGATTGGCGTATATATTGAAACAAAACCTTATGAAATGCTTGGAAGCACAGACATTGATGGGACTTTTATGATACAACATGTGTGTTTAAGAAACACAACAATAATGCTACGTAAGGAGGGGTATGTCGACGTGTTCACCATGGCCAAATATGAAAACGAAACACACTGGAACATAACAACAAAGATGGAAAGAATAGGTAAACTATTATTTGTAACCAGAAAGGCATTATGTAAAGACAGAAATATTCTTTCCGTGATCAGTAGTATTCTTAATTCGTGTAAGGTCAGCAGGATTTCTCAAATTAATGAGTAAAATTCATTCATAATTTAGAAGACTGCGTGAAAAGCTACTAGTGAATGACGAGAGActgtgtgaaaatatgaacaaccCTTTtggcattttgaaatttagtttagataatgttttttttttagtttagtaAAAGTATGGGACTTTTCAAAAGAGAACTTTCTTCAAAAGAAATAACCTGTTTTAAAAGCTGTATAACATAAAAATCGACTGAGTATGGATGccattgttaaataaaataaatccggATCAATAGTGATAAAACTAAAAGATAATCTTTTTAATTAAGTCTTATATATTCCAAAGGaacttcttacagattttgttatgTATCACTTAATGTTTTCGCATGTTTTGCATGCTTAAAACTTGTTACCGCATTTTCACGTCAGCGTAACAAAAATGAGACAGATATGATGTTGTTTAACTTGTAAAATTGCATCGTCTGtttttatgtaatgttttgtGCTATTATATCTGCTTACAGACGATTATGTTTGTTTTCAGTCCCTCCAGTTATTATGAAGCAACCAGAAAACAAAGTCAGACTGTTGAGACAGGATGCTACTTTATGTTGTGTTGCAGCTGGTCGCCCGAAGCCTGATACAGTACAGTGGTAGGCATCAGTATGAGActtttctaaaataggccaatcTGCAGTTATTAAACTTAGTCTTCACTTTTATTTAGCATACTCAAAATTATTTTGGCTAAAGGACTGTTACTTTTCCATGTATAACCAATTACTCATCAGTCCAAGATTTTAATTTATGAAACTGCATGAAGCATCTTTGATTAAACATTCATCAAATGACAGATAGCATTAAAATACTTTTACAACCACAATTTTCGTCTTTGATGTTAAATTATGATGCATACTGCAGTGCGGATTAGAACGTAatctctttttgtttttttttgaagaaacacGACCTTTTGTTATGTGTCTTATCATTTATACTTCGATTTAATGTTCCCGTTCTTTCCATTTATTTCGAGAAGCCTTGAAACATACCTCGAAAATCTAATATTAATACTGCCGTTTTATCGGCGAGTGGACAAATGTTGCATCGTCATAAACGTAGCATAATCGGCGTGGAGGCCATACACAGGCTTCCCGTATTTGTTATGTTTTTACTAAAGTTATGTGTTATAGACTTCCACTTAAGCCTATGCCACGGCGTAATAGGTGTCGCATATTTCGTTACCCGCCACGAATACACCCAAACAAATCATGTCTTCTTTTACTTTGTATGGTAGCATTGTGTTGTATGCTTTGACAGGATCTTCGTATATCTTTTAATGACTTAATTAACCACGATCCAGCTATTGTAGATTTAATCAACTATCCTAACAGTAATTGTGAAGTGCTGTATTGCGGCCGTAAACGGTTTCACCGTgtttggactcagtgttgttatattttctggactttttggatcatggagtccatttaatgtaaatgtttaatAGAACACAATCTTATCCGGCGCTAGTGGGGGTAGGGGGGTATAGGGAGAGGGAGGAAGCATGAGGGATATTGAAAATTTCAGTAATTCTCATTCTCCGTCAAATCGAAACTTCTGTTATTTTGcatggttgtgttctatgctttctTAAGTTCTTCTTCTAGATTACATTTACTTCTAATTTGTATAAATAGCGTGTAATATATgtacttatttatttaaaatctCTATACTCACTGACAGGTATAAAGATGGAGATGAACTCAACGAAACCAGCGAACGATTAAGACTTGTTAACATTAGTCATTCCGATGCAGGGATCTATAGCTGTAGTGTCGAAACTGAAGCAGGAATCATTAAATCGCACGAGGCCGCTGTCGATGTGTTTGGTAAGTTAGTAAGGTGTTGTGATTTTGAACTGCATTTCTTTTAGATAAAACGTGTATTCTCCTTACTACAcaaaaaattagttttttatgACAATATTGCACGATCATGCATCAATGTATATCTGATACATATCAAATTTATTGTTTTCTAACTGAAACAGTTAGTAATATaatcattttgttaatatttatttttcaatttcattagCATATTTGATTTGATATTAAAATTCTGAGAGCAAGGATATCTGTGAATATAATTTAATCGGAAATATTTTCTGCGTCTTAAGGGTGTGGTATAGGTTTGTAGACATAGCTCTTGTAATGGTAGAATATCATTTGTCTTTAAGCATCTGCAGAAGAAAGTTGTTCTAGGCCATTATTCAATACACGAAAATTACCGAAGAACTGTTATGCAATTCAGCATGGTACCAATTCAACAATCATTGATGTTGGAAAATGTAGCAGGGACGGGTGTATTACCAAATCTTTCAAAGACAATGGTACATGTATCgatacagaaaatgattattgttGTAATGAAGGCCAAAGTGAAGAAGTTCAGATATACTGTCCCGGATTTTCCTATTCGTTAAAACGTATAACATCGTGTACATGTAAAAGGTGCTTATTGTCAACTATTGTCGAAGGCAGTGCATATGGTAAACATGAAAACGGATCGAAAACCCCTTTTGCATAtggatatttatttataaatggaaAGAAAGCTGCCGTGTCGAATGAAATGGGGTACTTTCAGTTTGAAGTATTTCGAAATGTTAAACACGCAGTTGTATATTTTGTTGACGAGGTATTCCAAAAATTTGTTCCAACAACGAAAGTGATAAATACACAACGTGATAGTCTTTCGTTCATCACCGTCGTTCTTCCGTTAAAACCACGACCAGTAGAATTCCAAGGCCACCTCGGAATAAGCGTAAATCTCGGCGGCTCAAACAACTTCCCACCAGCTGGTGGACTTACTATCCCAGAACACGCTCTTGTAACTGCAGATGGCCACGCTTTTACCGGTAAAGCGAAAGCAACCGTTCACTTTATGGATCCAAGGAAACTCACTGACCTTGAAGCATCAAACGGCAATTTTATCTATACTACAGACGACGGAACGACAGCACCGCTTGATACATTCGGTATGTTTCATACTAGTGTAGAGGACGACATTGGACGCtcactgaaaataaaaaagaaactgacCTTCACATTAGATGCATCAATATTCAACGTTTCATTAAAAGATGACGGCAGTCCAGATTTAGCATTGTGGAACTACGATATAAATAACGGCATATGGgttgaaacatcaaaaatgaAGTTTTCCGATTCCAGTTTGGCAGCGGGTAGAAGAAAGCTTTTAGATCACGTTTTGGTAGGAGAATTTGAGGTTCAAGAAATAAAACAGATTGATTTGACTGAAGAAAAACCCGTCTGGGAAAGAGTAATTATAGGGTACACAAATTGTGACCACAGCGTTCCAATTTACGCTGAAAGAATTGTAACTCGTGAAAGTAAAACTAAACATAATGCGTGTTATCTAAGTGTTTCGGTGTATTCAGATCTTACGTACGGAGAGAAGTCTGATGCTGGGACAAATGTTGTAGCAATAACTCAAGAAATGCATGGCCCGAAGTTCAAAGGCATGGACAGTAAAACCACAGACAGAAACGGACATGTTTGTTTGAGTGTTTTCTGTGATTCGAAAGTGTATGTTTACGCGGAAAGTAAATTTGACGGAAGTAGATTATTTGCCAGCACCTCGCATGACCTTCCAGTTTGGTACGATAATTTCAACAATACCAAAAATGGTACAGAAGTAGAAATATTTTCGTATAATATTGAAGACGTTGTTGAGAATGGCAAATCTCGATACAGCCCATTTGTACTTTATGAAGATTTTTCGAAATGTAGTGCAGATTTCGATAAGAATTACAAATTTGAATTTGCTTATTATGCGATGCCGCATACACTAACAACATCAATCGCAAAGGACACTTTCGATGAAAAACTGTCCTGGTATCCTGTATCGCCCGAGAAGCCATATGCAAAGGCCTGTTTTATCAAGGTTGCAATAACAGTAAGTATTTGTTTACACTGGTATGCCTTCAGGAGAAAATCTAATTTCACTTTCACGTAAATACAAcgtcatatattatatatgcaAAAGGATAATTTAATTTCAGGGGCTAAAAAGCTCATAGTATCGAATTGAAACATCAAATACAATAATAACGGATTGCATATGTAGTAAATTTAGT
This Mercenaria mercenaria strain notata chromosome 17, MADL_Memer_1, whole genome shotgun sequence DNA region includes the following protein-coding sequences:
- the LOC123537335 gene encoding cartilage intermediate layer protein 1-like, which encodes MKMKYNTMQLVLGILLVLVCVAAEEADHRTESCKNSPVDVVLVLDTSDAVDTTSLQMEKTFLKEIVSKIFGQNNRLGLVTFGAQAFFQFHLSTYTSLNDINMAIDYMWRTTGQCQLEQAIQYAMENGFSEREGGRQNASNYLIVVALSGTLNSTQVKRISDRLQENMVELVLLDSHYNSIQNEGSINIHRLPSPASDTVGNVTETTVNVLCKEMGVLKPWSPWSACGVTCGRGIRRRFKECIKRRPNDICLGKKMESENCLIQQCTDPVNGGWTYWQEWSKCTKTCGTGVQSRQRECKAPAPSHGGGLCKGSGVQLKNCSQWNCPNCSYVCKNGTTLSSRCDICECPNTILFGTIVSESNVPIEKIGVYIETKPYEMLGSTDIDGTFMIQHVCLRNTTIMLRKEGYVDVFTMAKYENETHWNITTKMERIVPPVIMKQPENKVRLLRQDATLCCVAAGRPKPDTVQWYKDGDELNETSERLRLVNISHSDAGIYSCSVETEAGIIKSHEAAVDVFASAEESCSRPLFNTRKLPKNCYAIQHGTNSTIIDVGKCSRDGCITKSFKDNGTCIDTENDYCCNEGQSEEVQIYCPGFSYSLKRITSCTCKRCLLSTIVEGSAYGKHENGSKTPFAYGYLFINGKKAAVSNEMGYFQFEVFRNVKHAVVYFVDEVFQKFVPTTKVINTQRDSLSFITVVLPLKPRPVEFQGHLGISVNLGGSNNFPPAGGLTIPEHALVTADGHAFTGKAKATVHFMDPRKLTDLEASNGNFIYTTDDGTTAPLDTFGMFHTSVEDDIGRSLKIKKKLTFTLDASIFNVSLKDDGSPDLALWNYDINNGIWVETSKMKFSDSSLAAGRRKLLDHVLVGEFEVQEIKQIDLTEEKPVWERVIIGYTNCDHSVPIYAERIVTRESKTKHNACYLSVSVYSDLTYGEKSDAGTNVVAITQEMHGPKFKGMDSKTTDRNGHVCLSVFCDSKVYVYAESKFDGSRLFASTSHDLPVWYDNFNNTKNGTEVEIFSYNIEDVVENGKSRYSPFVLYEDFSKCSADFDKNYKFEFAYYAMPHTLTTSIAKDTFDEKLSWYPVSPEKPYAKACFIKVAITTDDNNARFIAESYQDVSQKNSLYGSYDVGPSFDINSANRKQRAACIEFRCAGRFSDNGKIKYNSKTIVEVYLISSEKCTLRTGTIASNITLVYGRTGFRFVAEPTVNYGPKFGIYVGNGKADKIRNFCASGTDTGAVEKFMKPSKNAAIEYSCT